The following coding sequences are from one Scylla paramamosain isolate STU-SP2022 chromosome 21, ASM3559412v1, whole genome shotgun sequence window:
- the LOC135111227 gene encoding nucleoporin p58/p45-like isoform X5 codes for MMPGTNSTGGFSFSQPQTAPVQSTNKSLFSTSGGGFSFGTGTSQATTQPQQGGFSFGQPQTAAAQGTTKSLFGTSGGGFNFGTGTSQATTQPQQGTNSTGGFSFGQPQTAAAQGTTKSLFGTSGGGFSFGTGTSQATTQPQQGSQGFGTGSTTVGFSLGQPAGTSAPGSGFGFSSTTPAAPATTTSSFSFGLGTSTAAPAAVGFTQPIASIAPASAASTLSGFSFGNPPAAGTTTTSATPSFSFGLGGLGATSTPSLSFSGGTVTPAITTAAAITAGFPSSSLGLGGAQPPSASTDVNSSGSKTSGKSTKDHQLPPDLFATISIFESRKNAENAASEENIRQTAAPFHKIGEKAKEIQKVLAEIASDHLQLQANTSNLKGEVMKEAEHVEMAKRTKEIPMALQGDNKAPEIFFINLVRSFEAEMMYFRTKIEEVSQCMQAASNPCETEEDIAEVLQREHDTLKDLAAKVYAKHSQLVELSHHLKTKAGPNEQEFFRPQAKENTKTPASSVVRPVLGGGGSGLLAFQEQQQRAKAVTLGAAPPTLPLAHTTTPSIFSGSSNTTSMYTLGPCFGNTGFGQTGNTTFGMKPLFGSTPTNFGSTGTPGGLQQSSTTSTFTLNPPFNTKSFGS; via the exons ATGATGCCTG GCACGAACTCCACAGGTGGCTTCAGCTTTAGCCAGCCACAGACAGCACCAGTACAGAGCACCAACAAGAGCCTCTTTAGCACCAGCGGTGGAGGATTTAGTTTTGGAACTGGAACATCCCAGGCAACAACCCAGCCCCAGCAAG GTGGCTTCAGCTTTGGCCAGCCacagacagcagcagcacaggGCACCACCAAGAGCCTCTTTGGCACCAGCGGTGGAGGATTTAATTTTGGAACTGGAACATCCCAGGCAACAACCCAGCCCCAGCAAG gCACGAACTCCACAGGTGGCTTCAGCTTTGGCCAGCCacagacagcagcagcacaggGCACCACCAAGAGCCTCTTTGGCACCAGCGGTGGAGGATTTAGTTTTGGAACTGGAACATCTCAGGCAACAACCCAGCCCCAGCAAG GCTCCCAGGGTTTTGGCACTGGCAGCACCACAGTAGGCTTTTCTCTTGGCCAGCCAGCAGGCACTAGTGCCCCCGGGAGTGGGTTCGGCTTCAGCTCCACTACTCCTGCAG CACCAGCCACAACCACGAGTAGCTTCAGTTTTGGCCTGGGCACAAGCACGGCGGCACCGGCAGCTGTTGGCTTCACCCAGCCCATTGCCTCAATAGCTCCGGCCTCTGCTGCATCCACTCTCTCAGGGTTCTCCTTTGGGAACCCGCCAGCTGCtggcaccaccacaacctccgcCACCCCCAGCTTTTCCTTTGGTCTTGGTGGGCTGGGAGCAACTAGCACGCCATCACTCTCGTTCTCTGGAG GTACAGTTACCCCTGCCATTACTACAGCAGCTGCCATCACAGCTGGCTTCCCTTCCAGCTCCTTGGGTCTTGGGGGAGCACAACCACCCTCAGCCAGCACAG ATGTAAATAGCTCTGGCTCCAAGACAAGTGGCAAGTCAACCAAAGACCATCAGCTTCCCCCAGACCTGTTTGCCACCATTTCTATCTTTGA GTCaaggaaaaatgcagaaaatgcAGCATCAGAAGAGAACATTCGACAGACTGCTGCACCTTTCCACAAGATTGGGGAGAAGGCAAAAGAGATTCAAAAAGTGTTAGCAGAAATAGCCAGTGACCACCTGCAGCTTCAGGCAAACACCTCCAACCTGAAGGGGGAGGTGATGAAG GAAGCAGAGCATGTGGAGATGGCGAAGAGGACCAAGGAGATCCCTATGGCCCTTCAGGGGGACAACAAGGCTCCTGAGATATTCTTCATCAACTTGGTGCGCTCCTTTGAGGCAGAGATGATGTACTTTCGAACTAAGATAGAAGAGGTGTCCCAGTGCATGCAGGCAGCCAGCAATCCATGCGAGACTGAGGAAG ACATTGCCGAGGTGCTGCAGCGGGAACACGACACCTTGAAGGATCTGGCGGCCAAAGTGTATGCCAAGCACAGCCAGCTGGTGGAGCTGAGCCATCACCTCAAGACCAAGGCAGGCCCCAATGAACAAGAATTTTTCCGACCACAGGCCAAGGAAAACACCAAGACTCCTGCCTCGTCTGTTGTGCGGCCTGTGCTGGGGG GTGGAGGCAGTGGCTTGTTGGCCTtccaggagcagcagcagcgggccAAGGCTGTCACCCTGGGGGCTGCTCCGCCCACGCTTCCCCTCGCTCATACTACCACGCCCTCCATATTCAG TGGCAGCTCTAACACCACCTCCATGTATACCCTTGGGCCATGCTTTGGAAACACAGGGTTCGGCCAAACTGGCAACACTACCTTTGGGATGAAGCCTCTGTTTGGAAGCACTCCAACAAACTTTGGCAGCACCGGCACTCCAGGAGGGTTGCAACAGAgtagcaccaccagcaccttcaCCCTCAACCCTCCCTTCAACACCAAGTCTTTTG GGTCGTGA
- the LOC135111227 gene encoding nucleoporin p58/p45-like isoform X2, which yields MMPGTNSTGGFSFSQPQTAPVQSTNKSLFSTSGGGFSFGTGTSQATTQPQQGGFSFGQPQTAAAQGTTKSLFGTSGGGFNFGTGTSQATTQPQQGGFSFGQPQTAAAQGTTKSLFGTSGGGFSFGTGTSQATTQPQQGSQGFGTGSTTVGFSLGQPAGTSAPGSGFGFSSTTPAAPATTTSSFSFGLGTSTAAPAAVGFTQPIASIAPASAASTLSGFSFGNPPAAGTTTTSATPSFSFGLGGLGATSTPSLSFSGGTVTPAITTAAAITAGFPSSSLGLGGAQPPSASTDVNSSGSKTSGKSTKDHQLPPDLFATISIFESRKNAENAASEENIRQTAAPFHKIGEKAKEIQKVLAEIASDHLQLQANTSNLKGEVMKEAEHVEMAKRTKEIPMALQGDNKAPEIFFINLVRSFEAEMMYFRTKIEEVSQCMQAASNPCETEEDIAEVLQREHDTLKDLAAKVYAKHSQLVELSHHLKTKAGPNEQEFFRPQAKENTKTPASSVVRPVLGGGGSGLLAFQEQQQRAKAVTLGAAPPTLPLAHTTTPSIFSGSSNTTSMYTLGPCFGNTGFGQTGNTTFGMKPLFGSTPTNFGSTGTPGGLQQSSTTSTFTLNPPFNTKSFDVVNIGNARGKNSSRKHKELRKERCLSNIKNYRFLHRRMD from the exons ATGATGCCTG GCACGAACTCCACAGGTGGCTTCAGCTTTAGCCAGCCACAGACAGCACCAGTACAGAGCACCAACAAGAGCCTCTTTAGCACCAGCGGTGGAGGATTTAGTTTTGGAACTGGAACATCCCAGGCAACAACCCAGCCCCAGCAAG GTGGCTTCAGCTTTGGCCAGCCacagacagcagcagcacaggGCACCACCAAGAGCCTCTTTGGCACCAGCGGTGGAGGATTTAATTTTGGAACTGGAACATCCCAGGCAACAACCCAGCCCCAGCAAG GTGGCTTCAGCTTTGGCCAGCCacagacagcagcagcacaggGCACCACCAAGAGCCTCTTTGGCACCAGCGGTGGAGGATTTAGTTTTGGAACTGGAACATCTCAGGCAACAACCCAGCCCCAGCAAG GCTCCCAGGGTTTTGGCACTGGCAGCACCACAGTAGGCTTTTCTCTTGGCCAGCCAGCAGGCACTAGTGCCCCCGGGAGTGGGTTCGGCTTCAGCTCCACTACTCCTGCAG CACCAGCCACAACCACGAGTAGCTTCAGTTTTGGCCTGGGCACAAGCACGGCGGCACCGGCAGCTGTTGGCTTCACCCAGCCCATTGCCTCAATAGCTCCGGCCTCTGCTGCATCCACTCTCTCAGGGTTCTCCTTTGGGAACCCGCCAGCTGCtggcaccaccacaacctccgcCACCCCCAGCTTTTCCTTTGGTCTTGGTGGGCTGGGAGCAACTAGCACGCCATCACTCTCGTTCTCTGGAG GTACAGTTACCCCTGCCATTACTACAGCAGCTGCCATCACAGCTGGCTTCCCTTCCAGCTCCTTGGGTCTTGGGGGAGCACAACCACCCTCAGCCAGCACAG ATGTAAATAGCTCTGGCTCCAAGACAAGTGGCAAGTCAACCAAAGACCATCAGCTTCCCCCAGACCTGTTTGCCACCATTTCTATCTTTGA GTCaaggaaaaatgcagaaaatgcAGCATCAGAAGAGAACATTCGACAGACTGCTGCACCTTTCCACAAGATTGGGGAGAAGGCAAAAGAGATTCAAAAAGTGTTAGCAGAAATAGCCAGTGACCACCTGCAGCTTCAGGCAAACACCTCCAACCTGAAGGGGGAGGTGATGAAG GAAGCAGAGCATGTGGAGATGGCGAAGAGGACCAAGGAGATCCCTATGGCCCTTCAGGGGGACAACAAGGCTCCTGAGATATTCTTCATCAACTTGGTGCGCTCCTTTGAGGCAGAGATGATGTACTTTCGAACTAAGATAGAAGAGGTGTCCCAGTGCATGCAGGCAGCCAGCAATCCATGCGAGACTGAGGAAG ACATTGCCGAGGTGCTGCAGCGGGAACACGACACCTTGAAGGATCTGGCGGCCAAAGTGTATGCCAAGCACAGCCAGCTGGTGGAGCTGAGCCATCACCTCAAGACCAAGGCAGGCCCCAATGAACAAGAATTTTTCCGACCACAGGCCAAGGAAAACACCAAGACTCCTGCCTCGTCTGTTGTGCGGCCTGTGCTGGGGG GTGGAGGCAGTGGCTTGTTGGCCTtccaggagcagcagcagcgggccAAGGCTGTCACCCTGGGGGCTGCTCCGCCCACGCTTCCCCTCGCTCATACTACCACGCCCTCCATATTCAG TGGCAGCTCTAACACCACCTCCATGTATACCCTTGGGCCATGCTTTGGAAACACAGGGTTCGGCCAAACTGGCAACACTACCTTTGGGATGAAGCCTCTGTTTGGAAGCACTCCAACAAACTTTGGCAGCACCGGCACTCCAGGAGGGTTGCAACAGAgtagcaccaccagcaccttcaCCCTCAACCCTCCCTTCAACACCAAGTCTTTTG ATGTTGTGAACATTGGTAATGCTAGAGGCAAGAACAGttcaaggaaacacaaagagttgagaaaggaaaggtgtcTCAGTAATATTAAAAATTATAGGTTTCTGCATAGAAGAATGGACtag
- the LOC135111227 gene encoding nucleoporin p58/p45-like isoform X3 — MMPGGFSFSQPQTAPVQSTNKSLFSTSGGGFSFGTGTSQATTQPQQGGFSFGQPQTAAAQGTTKSLFGTSGGGFNFGTGTSQATTQPQQGTNSTGGFSFGQPQTAAAQGTTKSLFGTSGGGFSFGTGTSQATTQPQQGSQGFGTGSTTVGFSLGQPAGTSAPGSGFGFSSTTPAAPATTTSSFSFGLGTSTAAPAAVGFTQPIASIAPASAASTLSGFSFGNPPAAGTTTTSATPSFSFGLGGLGATSTPSLSFSGGTVTPAITTAAAITAGFPSSSLGLGGAQPPSASTDVNSSGSKTSGKSTKDHQLPPDLFATISIFESRKNAENAASEENIRQTAAPFHKIGEKAKEIQKVLAEIASDHLQLQANTSNLKGEVMKEAEHVEMAKRTKEIPMALQGDNKAPEIFFINLVRSFEAEMMYFRTKIEEVSQCMQAASNPCETEEDIAEVLQREHDTLKDLAAKVYAKHSQLVELSHHLKTKAGPNEQEFFRPQAKENTKTPASSVVRPVLGGGGSGLLAFQEQQQRAKAVTLGAAPPTLPLAHTTTPSIFSGSSNTTSMYTLGPCFGNTGFGQTGNTTFGMKPLFGSTPTNFGSTGTPGGLQQSSTTSTFTLNPPFNTKSFDVVNIGNARGKNSSRKHKELRKERCLSNIKNYRFLHRRMD; from the exons ATGATGCCTG GTGGCTTCAGCTTTAGCCAGCCACAGACAGCACCAGTACAGAGCACCAACAAGAGCCTCTTTAGCACCAGCGGTGGAGGATTTAGTTTTGGAACTGGAACATCCCAGGCAACAACCCAGCCCCAGCAAG GTGGCTTCAGCTTTGGCCAGCCacagacagcagcagcacaggGCACCACCAAGAGCCTCTTTGGCACCAGCGGTGGAGGATTTAATTTTGGAACTGGAACATCCCAGGCAACAACCCAGCCCCAGCAAG gCACGAACTCCACAGGTGGCTTCAGCTTTGGCCAGCCacagacagcagcagcacaggGCACCACCAAGAGCCTCTTTGGCACCAGCGGTGGAGGATTTAGTTTTGGAACTGGAACATCTCAGGCAACAACCCAGCCCCAGCAAG GCTCCCAGGGTTTTGGCACTGGCAGCACCACAGTAGGCTTTTCTCTTGGCCAGCCAGCAGGCACTAGTGCCCCCGGGAGTGGGTTCGGCTTCAGCTCCACTACTCCTGCAG CACCAGCCACAACCACGAGTAGCTTCAGTTTTGGCCTGGGCACAAGCACGGCGGCACCGGCAGCTGTTGGCTTCACCCAGCCCATTGCCTCAATAGCTCCGGCCTCTGCTGCATCCACTCTCTCAGGGTTCTCCTTTGGGAACCCGCCAGCTGCtggcaccaccacaacctccgcCACCCCCAGCTTTTCCTTTGGTCTTGGTGGGCTGGGAGCAACTAGCACGCCATCACTCTCGTTCTCTGGAG GTACAGTTACCCCTGCCATTACTACAGCAGCTGCCATCACAGCTGGCTTCCCTTCCAGCTCCTTGGGTCTTGGGGGAGCACAACCACCCTCAGCCAGCACAG ATGTAAATAGCTCTGGCTCCAAGACAAGTGGCAAGTCAACCAAAGACCATCAGCTTCCCCCAGACCTGTTTGCCACCATTTCTATCTTTGA GTCaaggaaaaatgcagaaaatgcAGCATCAGAAGAGAACATTCGACAGACTGCTGCACCTTTCCACAAGATTGGGGAGAAGGCAAAAGAGATTCAAAAAGTGTTAGCAGAAATAGCCAGTGACCACCTGCAGCTTCAGGCAAACACCTCCAACCTGAAGGGGGAGGTGATGAAG GAAGCAGAGCATGTGGAGATGGCGAAGAGGACCAAGGAGATCCCTATGGCCCTTCAGGGGGACAACAAGGCTCCTGAGATATTCTTCATCAACTTGGTGCGCTCCTTTGAGGCAGAGATGATGTACTTTCGAACTAAGATAGAAGAGGTGTCCCAGTGCATGCAGGCAGCCAGCAATCCATGCGAGACTGAGGAAG ACATTGCCGAGGTGCTGCAGCGGGAACACGACACCTTGAAGGATCTGGCGGCCAAAGTGTATGCCAAGCACAGCCAGCTGGTGGAGCTGAGCCATCACCTCAAGACCAAGGCAGGCCCCAATGAACAAGAATTTTTCCGACCACAGGCCAAGGAAAACACCAAGACTCCTGCCTCGTCTGTTGTGCGGCCTGTGCTGGGGG GTGGAGGCAGTGGCTTGTTGGCCTtccaggagcagcagcagcgggccAAGGCTGTCACCCTGGGGGCTGCTCCGCCCACGCTTCCCCTCGCTCATACTACCACGCCCTCCATATTCAG TGGCAGCTCTAACACCACCTCCATGTATACCCTTGGGCCATGCTTTGGAAACACAGGGTTCGGCCAAACTGGCAACACTACCTTTGGGATGAAGCCTCTGTTTGGAAGCACTCCAACAAACTTTGGCAGCACCGGCACTCCAGGAGGGTTGCAACAGAgtagcaccaccagcaccttcaCCCTCAACCCTCCCTTCAACACCAAGTCTTTTG ATGTTGTGAACATTGGTAATGCTAGAGGCAAGAACAGttcaaggaaacacaaagagttgagaaaggaaaggtgtcTCAGTAATATTAAAAATTATAGGTTTCTGCATAGAAGAATGGACtag
- the LOC135111227 gene encoding nucleoporin p58/p45-like isoform X6, whose protein sequence is MMPGTNSTGGFSFSQPQTAPVQSTNKSLFSTSGGGFSFGTGTSQATTQPQQGGFSFGQPQTAAAQGTTKSLFGTSGGGFNFGTGTSQATTQPQQGTNSTGGFSFGQPQTAAAQGTTKSLFGTSGGGFSFGTGTSQATTQPQQGSQGFGTGSTTVGFSLGQPAGTSAPGSGFGFSSTTPAAPATTTSSFSFGLGTSTAAPAAVGFTQPIASIAPASAASTLSGFSFGNPPAAGTTTTSATPSFSFGLGGLGATSTPSLSFSGGTVTPAITTAAAITAGFPSSSLGLGGAQPPSASTDVNSSGSKTSGKSTKDHQLPPDLFATISIFESRKNAENAASEENIRQTAAPFHKIGEKAKEIQKVLAEIASDHLQLQANTSNLKGEVMKEAEHVEMAKRTKEIPMALQGDNKAPEIFFINLVRSFEAEMMYFRTKIEEVSQCMQAASNPCETEEDIAEVLQREHDTLKDLAAKVYAKHSQLVELSHHLKTKAGPNEQEFFRPQAKENTKTPASSVVRPVLGGGGSGLLAFQEQQQRAKAVTLGAAPPTLPLAHTTTPSIFSGSSNTTSMYTLGPCFGNTGFGQTGNTTFGMKPLFGSTPTNFGSTGTPGGLQQSSTTSTFTLNPPFNTKSFV, encoded by the exons ATGATGCCTG GCACGAACTCCACAGGTGGCTTCAGCTTTAGCCAGCCACAGACAGCACCAGTACAGAGCACCAACAAGAGCCTCTTTAGCACCAGCGGTGGAGGATTTAGTTTTGGAACTGGAACATCCCAGGCAACAACCCAGCCCCAGCAAG GTGGCTTCAGCTTTGGCCAGCCacagacagcagcagcacaggGCACCACCAAGAGCCTCTTTGGCACCAGCGGTGGAGGATTTAATTTTGGAACTGGAACATCCCAGGCAACAACCCAGCCCCAGCAAG gCACGAACTCCACAGGTGGCTTCAGCTTTGGCCAGCCacagacagcagcagcacaggGCACCACCAAGAGCCTCTTTGGCACCAGCGGTGGAGGATTTAGTTTTGGAACTGGAACATCTCAGGCAACAACCCAGCCCCAGCAAG GCTCCCAGGGTTTTGGCACTGGCAGCACCACAGTAGGCTTTTCTCTTGGCCAGCCAGCAGGCACTAGTGCCCCCGGGAGTGGGTTCGGCTTCAGCTCCACTACTCCTGCAG CACCAGCCACAACCACGAGTAGCTTCAGTTTTGGCCTGGGCACAAGCACGGCGGCACCGGCAGCTGTTGGCTTCACCCAGCCCATTGCCTCAATAGCTCCGGCCTCTGCTGCATCCACTCTCTCAGGGTTCTCCTTTGGGAACCCGCCAGCTGCtggcaccaccacaacctccgcCACCCCCAGCTTTTCCTTTGGTCTTGGTGGGCTGGGAGCAACTAGCACGCCATCACTCTCGTTCTCTGGAG GTACAGTTACCCCTGCCATTACTACAGCAGCTGCCATCACAGCTGGCTTCCCTTCCAGCTCCTTGGGTCTTGGGGGAGCACAACCACCCTCAGCCAGCACAG ATGTAAATAGCTCTGGCTCCAAGACAAGTGGCAAGTCAACCAAAGACCATCAGCTTCCCCCAGACCTGTTTGCCACCATTTCTATCTTTGA GTCaaggaaaaatgcagaaaatgcAGCATCAGAAGAGAACATTCGACAGACTGCTGCACCTTTCCACAAGATTGGGGAGAAGGCAAAAGAGATTCAAAAAGTGTTAGCAGAAATAGCCAGTGACCACCTGCAGCTTCAGGCAAACACCTCCAACCTGAAGGGGGAGGTGATGAAG GAAGCAGAGCATGTGGAGATGGCGAAGAGGACCAAGGAGATCCCTATGGCCCTTCAGGGGGACAACAAGGCTCCTGAGATATTCTTCATCAACTTGGTGCGCTCCTTTGAGGCAGAGATGATGTACTTTCGAACTAAGATAGAAGAGGTGTCCCAGTGCATGCAGGCAGCCAGCAATCCATGCGAGACTGAGGAAG ACATTGCCGAGGTGCTGCAGCGGGAACACGACACCTTGAAGGATCTGGCGGCCAAAGTGTATGCCAAGCACAGCCAGCTGGTGGAGCTGAGCCATCACCTCAAGACCAAGGCAGGCCCCAATGAACAAGAATTTTTCCGACCACAGGCCAAGGAAAACACCAAGACTCCTGCCTCGTCTGTTGTGCGGCCTGTGCTGGGGG GTGGAGGCAGTGGCTTGTTGGCCTtccaggagcagcagcagcgggccAAGGCTGTCACCCTGGGGGCTGCTCCGCCCACGCTTCCCCTCGCTCATACTACCACGCCCTCCATATTCAG TGGCAGCTCTAACACCACCTCCATGTATACCCTTGGGCCATGCTTTGGAAACACAGGGTTCGGCCAAACTGGCAACACTACCTTTGGGATGAAGCCTCTGTTTGGAAGCACTCCAACAAACTTTGGCAGCACCGGCACTCCAGGAGGGTTGCAACAGAgtagcaccaccagcaccttcaCCCTCAACCCTCCCTTCAACACCAAGTCTTTTG TTTGA
- the LOC135111227 gene encoding nucleoporin p58/p45-like isoform X1: MMPGTNSTGGFSFSQPQTAPVQSTNKSLFSTSGGGFSFGTGTSQATTQPQQGGFSFGQPQTAAAQGTTKSLFGTSGGGFNFGTGTSQATTQPQQGTNSTGGFSFGQPQTAAAQGTTKSLFGTSGGGFSFGTGTSQATTQPQQGSQGFGTGSTTVGFSLGQPAGTSAPGSGFGFSSTTPAAPATTTSSFSFGLGTSTAAPAAVGFTQPIASIAPASAASTLSGFSFGNPPAAGTTTTSATPSFSFGLGGLGATSTPSLSFSGGTVTPAITTAAAITAGFPSSSLGLGGAQPPSASTDVNSSGSKTSGKSTKDHQLPPDLFATISIFESRKNAENAASEENIRQTAAPFHKIGEKAKEIQKVLAEIASDHLQLQANTSNLKGEVMKEAEHVEMAKRTKEIPMALQGDNKAPEIFFINLVRSFEAEMMYFRTKIEEVSQCMQAASNPCETEEDIAEVLQREHDTLKDLAAKVYAKHSQLVELSHHLKTKAGPNEQEFFRPQAKENTKTPASSVVRPVLGGGGSGLLAFQEQQQRAKAVTLGAAPPTLPLAHTTTPSIFSGSSNTTSMYTLGPCFGNTGFGQTGNTTFGMKPLFGSTPTNFGSTGTPGGLQQSSTTSTFTLNPPFNTKSFDVVNIGNARGKNSSRKHKELRKERCLSNIKNYRFLHRRMD, translated from the exons ATGATGCCTG GCACGAACTCCACAGGTGGCTTCAGCTTTAGCCAGCCACAGACAGCACCAGTACAGAGCACCAACAAGAGCCTCTTTAGCACCAGCGGTGGAGGATTTAGTTTTGGAACTGGAACATCCCAGGCAACAACCCAGCCCCAGCAAG GTGGCTTCAGCTTTGGCCAGCCacagacagcagcagcacaggGCACCACCAAGAGCCTCTTTGGCACCAGCGGTGGAGGATTTAATTTTGGAACTGGAACATCCCAGGCAACAACCCAGCCCCAGCAAG gCACGAACTCCACAGGTGGCTTCAGCTTTGGCCAGCCacagacagcagcagcacaggGCACCACCAAGAGCCTCTTTGGCACCAGCGGTGGAGGATTTAGTTTTGGAACTGGAACATCTCAGGCAACAACCCAGCCCCAGCAAG GCTCCCAGGGTTTTGGCACTGGCAGCACCACAGTAGGCTTTTCTCTTGGCCAGCCAGCAGGCACTAGTGCCCCCGGGAGTGGGTTCGGCTTCAGCTCCACTACTCCTGCAG CACCAGCCACAACCACGAGTAGCTTCAGTTTTGGCCTGGGCACAAGCACGGCGGCACCGGCAGCTGTTGGCTTCACCCAGCCCATTGCCTCAATAGCTCCGGCCTCTGCTGCATCCACTCTCTCAGGGTTCTCCTTTGGGAACCCGCCAGCTGCtggcaccaccacaacctccgcCACCCCCAGCTTTTCCTTTGGTCTTGGTGGGCTGGGAGCAACTAGCACGCCATCACTCTCGTTCTCTGGAG GTACAGTTACCCCTGCCATTACTACAGCAGCTGCCATCACAGCTGGCTTCCCTTCCAGCTCCTTGGGTCTTGGGGGAGCACAACCACCCTCAGCCAGCACAG ATGTAAATAGCTCTGGCTCCAAGACAAGTGGCAAGTCAACCAAAGACCATCAGCTTCCCCCAGACCTGTTTGCCACCATTTCTATCTTTGA GTCaaggaaaaatgcagaaaatgcAGCATCAGAAGAGAACATTCGACAGACTGCTGCACCTTTCCACAAGATTGGGGAGAAGGCAAAAGAGATTCAAAAAGTGTTAGCAGAAATAGCCAGTGACCACCTGCAGCTTCAGGCAAACACCTCCAACCTGAAGGGGGAGGTGATGAAG GAAGCAGAGCATGTGGAGATGGCGAAGAGGACCAAGGAGATCCCTATGGCCCTTCAGGGGGACAACAAGGCTCCTGAGATATTCTTCATCAACTTGGTGCGCTCCTTTGAGGCAGAGATGATGTACTTTCGAACTAAGATAGAAGAGGTGTCCCAGTGCATGCAGGCAGCCAGCAATCCATGCGAGACTGAGGAAG ACATTGCCGAGGTGCTGCAGCGGGAACACGACACCTTGAAGGATCTGGCGGCCAAAGTGTATGCCAAGCACAGCCAGCTGGTGGAGCTGAGCCATCACCTCAAGACCAAGGCAGGCCCCAATGAACAAGAATTTTTCCGACCACAGGCCAAGGAAAACACCAAGACTCCTGCCTCGTCTGTTGTGCGGCCTGTGCTGGGGG GTGGAGGCAGTGGCTTGTTGGCCTtccaggagcagcagcagcgggccAAGGCTGTCACCCTGGGGGCTGCTCCGCCCACGCTTCCCCTCGCTCATACTACCACGCCCTCCATATTCAG TGGCAGCTCTAACACCACCTCCATGTATACCCTTGGGCCATGCTTTGGAAACACAGGGTTCGGCCAAACTGGCAACACTACCTTTGGGATGAAGCCTCTGTTTGGAAGCACTCCAACAAACTTTGGCAGCACCGGCACTCCAGGAGGGTTGCAACAGAgtagcaccaccagcaccttcaCCCTCAACCCTCCCTTCAACACCAAGTCTTTTG ATGTTGTGAACATTGGTAATGCTAGAGGCAAGAACAGttcaaggaaacacaaagagttgagaaaggaaaggtgtcTCAGTAATATTAAAAATTATAGGTTTCTGCATAGAAGAATGGACtag